The following coding sequences are from one Primulina eburnea isolate SZY01 chromosome 15, ASM2296580v1, whole genome shotgun sequence window:
- the LOC140815150 gene encoding uncharacterized protein isoform X1: MLGSSLNIEPMEFCPTCANMLLYELPHMERPARFFCPTCPYICQIENKVKIKRHLRLAKRPIDPIFSKDDNKSFNTTSAVACPECNHKEAYFTQVQTRSADEPMTLFYNCKKCNHTWRED; the protein is encoded by the exons ATGCTCGG CAGTAGTCTGAATATTGAACCGATGGAGTTCTGCCCAACATGTGCGAATATGCTGCTTTATGAGTTGCCTCACATGGAACGGCCAGCCAGATTCTTCTGCCcaacatgtccttatatatgTCAAATAGAGAACAAG GTTAAGATAAAGAGACACCTTCGCTTGGCTAAGAGGCCAATCGATCCCATTTTCTCCAAAGACGATAACAAGAGTTTCAACACCACCTCAG CGGTTGCCTGCCCAGAATGCAATCACAAGGAAGCTTATTTCACCCAAGTGCAAACCAGGTCAGCTGATGAACCAATGACCTTATTTTACAACTGCAAGAAATGCAATCACACTTGGAGGGAAGACTAG
- the LOC140815150 gene encoding uncharacterized protein isoform X2, with protein sequence MLGSLNIEPMEFCPTCANMLLYELPHMERPARFFCPTCPYICQIENKVKIKRHLRLAKRPIDPIFSKDDNKSFNTTSAVACPECNHKEAYFTQVQTRSADEPMTLFYNCKKCNHTWRED encoded by the exons ATGCTCGG TAGTCTGAATATTGAACCGATGGAGTTCTGCCCAACATGTGCGAATATGCTGCTTTATGAGTTGCCTCACATGGAACGGCCAGCCAGATTCTTCTGCCcaacatgtccttatatatgTCAAATAGAGAACAAG GTTAAGATAAAGAGACACCTTCGCTTGGCTAAGAGGCCAATCGATCCCATTTTCTCCAAAGACGATAACAAGAGTTTCAACACCACCTCAG CGGTTGCCTGCCCAGAATGCAATCACAAGGAAGCTTATTTCACCCAAGTGCAAACCAGGTCAGCTGATGAACCAATGACCTTATTTTACAACTGCAAGAAATGCAATCACACTTGGAGGGAAGACTAG
- the LOC140815150 gene encoding uncharacterized protein isoform X3, whose amino-acid sequence MEFCPTCANMLLYELPHMERPARFFCPTCPYICQIENKVKIKRHLRLAKRPIDPIFSKDDNKSFNTTSAVACPECNHKEAYFTQVQTRSADEPMTLFYNCKKCNHTWRED is encoded by the exons ATGGAGTTCTGCCCAACATGTGCGAATATGCTGCTTTATGAGTTGCCTCACATGGAACGGCCAGCCAGATTCTTCTGCCcaacatgtccttatatatgTCAAATAGAGAACAAG GTTAAGATAAAGAGACACCTTCGCTTGGCTAAGAGGCCAATCGATCCCATTTTCTCCAAAGACGATAACAAGAGTTTCAACACCACCTCAG CGGTTGCCTGCCCAGAATGCAATCACAAGGAAGCTTATTTCACCCAAGTGCAAACCAGGTCAGCTGATGAACCAATGACCTTATTTTACAACTGCAAGAAATGCAATCACACTTGGAGGGAAGACTAG